A window from Triticum aestivum cultivar Chinese Spring chromosome 6D, IWGSC CS RefSeq v2.1, whole genome shotgun sequence encodes these proteins:
- the LOC123142923 gene encoding ruBisCO large subunit-binding protein subunit beta, chloroplastic — translation MASPFGGASTCGLKGATPSGFATRKQLSLVSPPLVSLPQRARPGRKCSFRVNAAKELYFNKDGSAIKKLQTGVNKLADLVGVTLGPKGRNVVLESKYGSPRIVNDGVTVAKEVELEDPVENIGAKLVRQAAAKTNDLAGDGTTTSVILAQGMIAEGVKIVAAGANPVQIARGIEKTTKALVGELRKMSKEVEDSELADVAAVSAGNNYEIGNMIAEAMSKVGRQGVVTLEEGKSAENNLYVVEGMQFDRGYISPYFVTDSEKMSVEYENCKLLLVDKKINNARDLITILEEAIKGAYPILIIAEDIEQEALATLVVNRLRGALKIAAIKAPGFGERKSQYLDDIATLTGGTVIREEIGLSLDKADKEVLGNAAKVVITKDSTTIVGDGTTQEEVTRRVTQIKNQIEASEQEYEKEKLNERIAKLSGGVAVIQVGAQTETELKEKKLRVEDALNATKAAVEEGIVVGGGCTLLRLASKVDAIKETLENDEQKVGAEIVRKSLSYPLKLIAKNAGVNGSVVTEKVLVNDNFRYGYNAATGKYEDLMAAGIIDPTKVVRCCLEHAASVAKTFITSDAVVVDIKESEQAPAANPMAGSGYGF, via the exons ATGGCTTCACCATTCGGGGGCGCCTCAACGTGTGGCCTCAAGGGCGCCACTCCTTCCGGATTCGCGACCAGGAAGCAGCTCTCCCTCGTTTCGCCCCCGTTGGTCTCGCTGCCCCAGAGGGCCAGGCCAGGGAGAAAGTGCAGTTTCCGAGTGAACGCTGCAAAGGAGCTGTATTTCAACAAGGATGGGTCGGCTATCAAGAAGCTGCAA ACTGGAGTCAATAAGCTTGCCGATCTGGTTGGAGTTACTCTTGGCCCAAAAGGGCGGAATGTCGTCCTCGAGAGCAAGTATGGGTCGCCTAGAATTGTCAATGATGGTGTTACGGTGGCAAAAGAG GTTGAGCTGGAGGACCCTGTTGAAAATATTGGAGCTAAATTGGTCAGGCAAGCTGCTGCTAAGACCAATGATTTGGCAGGTGATGGAACAACCACTTCTGTCATCCTTGCTCAAGGGATGATTGCCGAGGGTGTTAAG ATTGTAGCTGCAGGTGCTAATCCAGTACAGATTGCCCGTGGTATTGAGAAAACAACTAAAGCACTTGTCGGCGAGCTCCGAAAGATGTCCAAGGAG GTTGAAGATAGCGAACTTGCTGATGTTGCTGCAGTAAGTGCTGGAAATAACTACGAAATTGGCAACATGATAGCTGAAGCTATGAGCAAGGTTGGGCGACAGGGTGTCGTCACACTTGAAGAAGGAAAGAGTGCTGAAAACAACCTCTATGTTGTTGAAGGGATGCAATTCGACCGTGGTTATATTTCTCCGTACTTTGTAACTGACAGTGAAAAAATGTCAGTGGAGTATGAGAATTGCAAG TTGCTTCTTGTGGACAAGAAAATTAACAACGCGAGAGATCTTATCACTATTCTGGAGGAGGCTATTAAGGGTGCATATCCAATTTTAATTATCGCAGAGGATATTGAGCAGGAAGCTCTTGCAACTCTTGTGGTCAATAGGCTTAGAGGTGCACTGAAGATTGCTGCTATTAAAGCCCCTGGTTTTGGAGAGCGCAAGAGTCAATACCTGGATGATATCGCTACTCTGACAGGAG GCACTGTCATCAGAGAAGAAATTGGACTGTCCCTGGACAAAGCAGACAAAGAAGTCCTTGGAAATGCCGCCAAGGTTGTAATTACTAAGGATTCGACAACAATTGTTGGAGATGGTACTACACAGGAGGAAGTAACCAGAAGGGTTACACAAATCAAGAACCAAATTGAG GCTTCTGAACaggaatatgaaaaagaaaagcTAAACGAGAGGATAGCTAAACTATCTGGTGGTGTTGCTGTCATTCAG GTAGGAGCACAGACTGAAACCGAGCTCAAGGAAAAGAAACTGAGGGTTGAAGACGCACTGAATGCAACAAAG GCCGCTGTGGAGGAAGGTATTGTTGTCGGTGGTGGTTGTACCCTTCTAAGGCTTGCATCAAAAGTTGACGCCATTAAAGAAACCCTTGAGAATGATGAACAGAAG GTCGGTGCTGAAATTGTGAGGAAATCCTTGAGCTATCCACTTAAACTGATCGCGAAAAATGCTGGTGTCAATGGCAGTGTGGTCACTGAGAAG GTCCTTGTGAATGACAACTTCAGGTACGGCTACAATGCCGCTACAGGGAAGTATGAGGATTTGATGGCTGCTGGTATTATTGATCCCACCAAG GTTGTGAGGTGCTGCCTGGAGCACGCTGCATCGGTGGCCAAGACTTTCATCACCTCTGACGCCGTTGTGGTGGACATCAAGGAATCTGAGCAGGCACCTGCCGCGAACCCAATGGCCGGTTCAG GTTACGGGTTCTAA
- the LOC123142925 gene encoding uncharacterized protein, with protein MVAMGMGSTKRGVVWCAGLLVTGLLLVAAEADFCSEDCRGKTDFLGRARRCRSQLEVARPTNCVALCHGKPNFMACCNRHRYARRVTPHLQRRAGRESTTHEEEARGGAVGVLKAPAPAPCEVVCRDRVGWVEYERCLDRCRWGAFVRRALLHLKLAGRQSATHEEARGGGRGEAHILTAMAARLSDPCQDMCHNHKHYDWCVRRCRFGPHLRLAGGGGESEEASGGGVDVLTATAAGAAADPRICEDFCRNWPAPEHDWCLDFCLAGDYVQRAPLHLKLAGGESTTEEEEGEGSGGAVDVPQAAAAAAAAQVQHEAVAGTQPMKNTDPCDDYCMEQTRYFPRPGQFFDCVEECHAGHGRLAGDGRNVIPAAAAQHEAAAGAQPANTDPCEAYCKWHARDFPAKYTACVRQCQSGGHPGDGARVKQERHKKVGEVHLGRGTGKIAIQ; from the coding sequence ATGGTGGCTATGGGTATGGGTTCCACAAAGCGTGGCGTTGTGTGGTGCGCCGGCCTGCTCGTCACCGGGCttctcctcgtggcggcggaggcAGATTTCTGCTCCGAGGACTGCCGTGGCAAGACCGATTTCTTGGGCCGCGCCCGTCGGTGCAGATCTCAGCTTGAGGTTGCACGGCCGACGAACTGCGTCGCCCTCTGCCATGGCAAGCCGAACTTCATGGCCTGCTGCAATCGCCATCGGTATGCCCGACGAGTGACTCCGCATCTGCAGCGTCGGGCCGGCAGGGAATCCACAACGCATGAAGAAGAAGCAAGAGGAGGAGCAGTTGGTGTCCTGAAGGCGCCGGCCCCGGCGCCGTGTGAGGTGGTCTGCCGTGACCGGGTGGGCTGGGTGGAGTACGAGCGCTGCCTCGATCGCTGCCGATGGGGAGCGTTTGTCCGACGAGCGCTTCTTCATCTTAAGCTTGCCGGCAGGCAATCGGCGACACATGAAGAagcaagaggaggaggaagaggggaagctCACATCctgacggcgatggcggcgcggcTCTCGGATCCATGCCAGGACATGTGCCATAACCACAAGCACTATGACTGGTGCGTCCGTCGCTGCCGGTTTGGGCCGCATCTTAGGCTTGCCGGTGGCGGTGGGGAATCAGAAGAAGCAAGCGGAGGAGGAGTTGATGTACTGACGGCGACGGCAGCGGGGGCGGCGGCTGACCCACGTATATGCGAGGATTTCTGCCGTAACTGGCCGGCGCCGGAACACGATTGGTGCCTCGACTTCTGCCTGGCTGGAGACTATGTACAACGAGCGCCTCTGCATCTTAAGCTTGCCGGCGGTGAGTCAacgacagaagaagaagaaggagaaggaagcgGAGGAGCGGTTGATGTCCctcaggcagcggcggcggcggcggcagcgcaggTGCAGCATGAGGCTGTCGCAGGAACACAGCCGATGAAAAATACGGACCCGTGCGATGACTACTGCATGGAGCAAACTCGCTACTTTCCCAGGCCCGGGCAGTTCTTCGATTGCGTCGAGGAGTGCCACGCTGGTCATGGTCGGCTCGCCGGCGACGGCAGGAATGtgatcccggcggcggcggcgcaacatGAGGCTGCTGCAGGAGCGCAGCCGGCGAATACCGACCCGTGCGAGGCCTACTGCAAATGGCATGCTCGGGATTTCCCCGCCAAGTACACAGCCTGCGTGCGCCAGTGCCAGTCCGGTGGCCACCCCGGCGACGGCGCCCGTGTCAAGCAGGAACGCCACAAGAAGGTCGGCGAGGTCCATCTTGGCCGTGGCACCGGCAAGATAGCCATCCAATAG